The Glycine soja cultivar W05 chromosome 9, ASM419377v2, whole genome shotgun sequence sequence GAGTATCTTTTGTTAACTGAGACTATACGACCTTATGTTTTACAACGGGCTTCCTTATGGCTGCCACTAATCAGCAGAGTGGGTTGAGTGAGTGTTACATGgtaaaataattgtaatttattatcattttgttgGGTTTGGCTCTTTTAAAATGCATCCCACACTTAGAGGGTAAAGTTTGGAGTGATAATCTTTCACTTGTAATACAATGATTGTGATTTTAACAATTTCGTAATTTGCTTAACACATGcatatattttaacaattttaccACTATCAACGGATGATTTTCTAATCAATGGTGATCACTCTGCACTATACCCTCTAAAGTGCACCATGCACTTAGAGGAGCCAAATTCCATCTTGTTTTAGTACATACATAAGCTGTGTAGTTGTTATGTGATTACTAACCAAGCCAATCATGTCTTAGTTGCTATTCTAATGAGTAATCGATCACCATTCTAATGCCACATATTTGTCATTGTTGCAGTTGAATTTTCTAATTACAGAAAATAGGCCGAGGGAAATTGTCGACCCTCTATGTGAAGGGGTGCAAATGGAGAGCCTTGATGCCTTGCTCTCTGTGGCTATTCAGTGTGTTTCCTCAAGTCCAGAGGATCGACCCACTATGCACCGAGTGGTGCAATTGCTTGAATCAGAGGTCGTAACTCCATGCCCTAGTGACTTCTACGACTCCAACTCCGATTAGAAAGCTTGCAAAGACAAACTTAaattatgttgttgtgtttgcaCCCATGTCACTGCAAATTCCTTGCAAGTCAGAAGCGACTATAGAGGCTCAGAATCTGCAGTGTTACTTTTCATCTCAGTTGCATTCATTCTTAACTGGAATTATAATGAAAGAGGCCCTTCATTACACCACTACATGATAGAAGTTGTTTTGGTTCTCAGTCACATGTCATCATTGGACATGTTCATACATTTTCGTCTTTGTGAATGGAGTTGCATGTGTTACTCGATCGGTGGTCTTCCTCGTGTTtatttttcctctattttttttctctctctctttctctttgctAGCATTGTAATCTTTGTTACATTTGTTCACTCCAATTTAAGTGTATATGAATGTGTACAAGTTCAGGTGACCCACTCTTGCAAGTGattcttgttatttatttttgtaatatatgTCCCATAAAAGAATCCATCTAATGAGTGTGGTTCTCACTTCTCaggttgtgtttttattttttccatccatttgtgtttttattgtttttcaatCTCTCTTACAATTACAGACTGCAGTCTTACTCTTTTACACTTATTGCATTGGGCTGACGAAAgtacactttttttcttttacaaaaaacaaaaaaaaaaagttgttcaaTAGCAAAGGGTTCCACTAAATGGGAGCACTTTAAGGATGACCCATACTAACGTTTTGAGAGGACCCACATCTGAAAAATTTGCttgtaatttctattaaaaaggGTGGAAATAGATTCGCTTAAAAAAAGGTGGAAATAGATTAGGCTTTACTAGACCTATCtgtgactaattaaaaaattatggttTGACTTGTTTACttgttaaagatttttttaaattgtttgacTTTGTCaaaaggctttttttttttaaaaaaaaaagggacttAACCTTCATAAAAGCTTGATctgatatataaatttatttaagagtttactttatgataatttaatattgagataaagatgaaaataaatgttTGGTTTTATATAtcgattttaatttatttaatgatagaaacatatttttaagaGGTCTAAGGTCTAAAATGGCATTGAcgattactttatttatttttggatgaATTATGATAATTTACTTGAAAACATACTTTGCTATAAGTATTCTAAATGACATAAATATCCTTaagtttaaaaagataaataaaataaatgtaaggttttaatacattttaataataataataataataataataataaatgcatatttatatttattttaatgctagcttgttaagtttaatttttttaatgacttaAAGCTTGatgtttttaactaaataataaaagtCTTAATAAAGGGAGTGCGTGCAATGTGTTATgtgataagatttttttattaatatttatataaaatagttaACTAAGTGTAATGATATATTTATAGAATAAgagaagttttatgtaaatttcTAAAGTAAagtcatttttatataaaaaattataaaatagaagGAAAATTAGGATAATCTATTATACAATTTATAATGTTGTTGATTACACCACTGTACGACAGAAATTGTGGTTCTATCTTCTATGTCAGGCCAGGTGCCATCACTAAACAAGTTCACGTGTTCCCTAGTCTTCGACTCTTCGTGAATGGACAAGTTCATACGCAaccctctctttctcttttatcatATATTCATATCATTTGTAATGTTTGTCGCATTTAGTCGGTCCAATTTTAAAGTATATAAGCTTAGGGACCCACTTTTGCAAGTGATTCTTGTTAGAATATTTTCGTAACATGTTTTCATGAAAATGAATATAATTACTTCATCAAATTGCGGTCTTTCTTGCTAATTAGTTTGATGGATTAGTAAAACATATCCCACATCTTTAATTCTTTATTgtgctttcctttttcttgaacGAAAATTCGTTCTATCATTTGTACGATTCTAACTAAACAAAATCTGTAAATCTGACTCATGTCCAGCCGGTCAGAGTGAGATTTGATCATTCACCAAGTATTGTGTtttttctgttgttcaattatgAACCATTATTTTATGCTGATTTTGAAGCTTTGTGaggaataaaaacaaaaatttgtgCCAACTGCAAACAAATATTAGCCAACAGTTAAATTGAACAACTGCTATTATCGATTTATCgacaaatattaaattacttGCTTGCTATTATCATGAAATGCTAtttgcatatttcaatgaaaaacaacaaagaaggTGTAACTGTGtaagggactaaaaaaaacagaaactaTGCATTTAtaatgtaaatcacaaattattaaatataataaatttattaatttttagtatgTGCACTATAGAaaggaaaagaatgaaaaattaaaaaaaatttaattgaatctcACACCTTGACCATATTGCtttgaaaagaatgaaaaatttaaaaattttcagtGAATCTCACACCTTCACcatattactttaatttaaatatttttttttttcaatttcattccattcattttatttgattCCACTAAACCAAAGTATGCCTAAGGGTCATTTTGgtaaagaagaaaggaaagaatttttgtaaaaaaaattcaaatattaagtcAAATATTTATTCTCCATTACATTCCACCCAATCAAAATATGCCTAAATGGGCTTGAATTAGAGGACAAAAagtgattttaaaaattcaaatttaacatttgatattaaaatttaaaaataataaaaatttaaaactaaaattatgaaattaaaaaaattaatatttaaatttttcaaaaacttaaaacccataatcataacaaaaatgttgaacatttattaattaaaaaatgttccttataaatattaattgtatatGACATTAGAAAGATAAATATCGTTACCTTTAAAATCAGTAATCTTTATTATTCTATAAaatgtttcaaaatttattctgaaaaaaacaaaaaaattattcataaaaatacttgtataaaataaagattAGTTTTTCCAACCTATTTTAgttcaaatgaaaataattcaCATTCTTCAAGTTGCTATCGGGATTctttatatatacacacacaatcaaaataactttaatgcctaatcatatatttttaaaatagtatattatatttttattattaatgttaatattttataaaataaatatatttttaattattttatgtacagcatataaaaaagtatttccttattaaaaatgtatttgtaTATCGATTCGTCCATTGTAAGTACTAAATACATATGCTAAAggctaagaaataaaaaaagtgtaatatacttttttattattgatatagttatttaatttttttactccaTTTAACCATGTCCTGAGAAAATCATTTCGTAGAatgtttgatttgaaatatCAGAGTTCGGTCAATTAGGGaaaattagtttctttttttgttattaaaaactcacatcttatttttattttttgttataaaaatcacatttgcagtaaaaaatagtttatttttattttatcattttatgtttcatttctacaattaaaaataaaaacaagaaatattTTCTGTGCTTATTTTATTTACACTTTATGTCCATAAGTCAAGCGCGTGTCGTATCCAGTGTGCGGTGCAGTTAAAGTCCAAAAAGGACGCTCTTTCTCCCCCAAGATTTTCTCTCCCCTCTTTCTCTTAACATGATTCAGTTTTCACTTTCATTGTCACAACTCattcattcaattcaattcaattattatcataatttctGTGTTCTGTTTCTGTTCTCTTCTAAGTAACTATTTGGAAACCTCTCTTTctatttctctctctagaaagtCCCAGCCAGCCAGGTAGGTAAAGGTtgtaatcaatcaatcaatcaatcaatcaatcaatcctcTTCTTCCCATCCCTGCCTTGCTTTTCTGCCTCAACAAATTCAAACCCCAGCACAAAGACTATGTTTTTACTATCATTTTCTGTTTGGCCTGCAAAAAAGTAACTGTTTTTATTGTAAATAAATGAAAGGGGTGAAGAAGAATGGATGCTATAAGGAAGCAAGCAAGTAAATTGAGGGAGCAAGTTGCCAGGCAACAGCAGGTCATCATTCATATTCTTCTTCTTAGATGAAAAATGGGAAACTTTTTTGTGGGGTGCTTCTCAATTTAGTGCTGCTACTATTTACTGTTTAGGTTATAACTGATTCTGTAGCATGTGATCATAATATCAATttagcttcatttttttttaaatggggTTTTATAGAAAAAGGCTAATTTTTATTGGTTTGATTTGAACTAATGGGATGGGATCCTTATGCATAAAGTGTTGATTCTGTGTGTTTCTAGTGGTTTTATATGTTTTGTCAGTCTagtgttttgtttgtttgactTTGGTCTTCTGTCAtaaatggtgtttttttttttgcaggttATACTTAGACAGTTGGGCCAAATTAGCAATGAACCGCTCATGATTGATGAATCCGAAATTGAATGTCACCAGCAACTTCAAAAGTTGTACACTTCGACAAAGACAGCTAAggtgttttttaatattttcactcCATGTATCTTATTTAATTGGTTCAAGAAGCTTTGCTTGGTTATGTTTTTAACCAACGTGTTGCTCGATGCTCACAGCATTTTCAGCGGCATATTGTTCGTGCAATTGAAGGATTCGTTTCTGTTTGCTCCAAGCAAATGGAGATAGGTGAATTTGGCTTTTGGCCTTTTGCGCTtatgttgtttttgtttatgcCGTGAGgttgataattgatattttgTTCTCTATAATTCAGTGAGGAGGATGGCTAGGGACTGTTGTAAGTATGGGACAGAGAATCTTGGTAGTAGTTACCTCCTTGCAAGGGCTTCTCTTCAATTTGGTAACACATATGATACAATGGAAAATGAGAGAGAGACTCTGCTCGGGATCTTAGGCGATCAGGTAATCTTTTGGGGAATTTCCTTTGTACTCTCAAGCATAGTCTTTAAGAGTTCATTTAGTGAAATATAGCTTTATAGTGGAGCATACGATATATTAATATGTGCAAATTAATGTTCTTTAGTGTAACATTTACCTACCTTATTTATTGGTGGTAGCCTTGCTGCAAAGATTTTTGACCAAGACCAACACATGTACATGGTTTCTGGAATTCAACTTGACCAAAAGCAAATCAATAGAAACATTCACGTGCTTCTCCATATTTATattaggactttttttttttcttgatatggAATAAGAAGCCCTAGTTCTTCCAAACTATTCACTGGGTCAAGTTAAGAAAAGTGTTTACTTGCTAGTGCTACTGCTACTTAAGGGAAACCTAGTTCTTTGGAATTATTACTAGATTACCATTTATCTTGCATgacaatttttttgtcttttatcttTAGTTGTATGTTAGTTATATACCAAATTATTTAGTCTTTcattctatatataaaaaaaatggtgactTCCAAGTTCCAATCATGTCCCCACCTCCCAATTTTTATGCTAATTCTGCTTCAGGTTTGTATAGATCTCTGAGCCACTACGGGCACAGATAACAGGAGCTCCTTTGGAGGATGCACGCCACCTCACTCGCCGCTATGACAAACTTCATCAAGAGGTAGAAGCCCAGGTAATGATTTTCTCCCACAATGGCATGCATATGGTGGTATGCTTTGCATGGTATTCATCATAGATATCTTCTCATCAGGCTGCTGAAGTTTTGAGGCGTCGATCAAAGTTGAGGAATTCTTCTGTTTCTGCAGAGAGTTCCGCGAGGCTTCAAAATGCAGAAACAAGGTTGAAAGAACTTAAATCTGCCTTGGCAGCACTTGGTAGAGAAGCAACCTCTGCTATGTTGTCTGTCGAAGAACAGCAGCAACAGATGACTCTCCAGAGCCTTCGTACAATGGTATTGCTAGATTCCTTTTGGAAGTAATCTCTTGCATATGTGATTACTGATTTGAATTTTATGATAGTAACTAATGTTTGCTTGACTGAGTATgttggttgattttttttttctagttaatTTTTGTATTCCTGAACATTGAGAAGATCCTGCTCCCCTaaaccttttctttcttttttcatttgttccccGTTTTTGGCAGGTGGATGCTGAGAGATCCTATCATCAGCATGTCCTTGTTATTCTAGAGAAACTATATACTGAGGTTAGTCACCATATAGCCTGAATGCctgattctttttttcaaattggAAGAATAATTACTAGCTTCTGGCATGATATTCTGACCATTTTTTTGGGTGCTGATCAAATTAATAATCTGTACCTTAAATTGGATTTTTTGGAGTTAGATAATTGAGGACAGACAACCAAAAGAGGCTACATCATTTACACTGCCAAAAGATGGATATAATCAACCTGCAGATGAGAATGCTAATTCAAGTGGCATTGATTATAAACACAACAGTCAAACAGCCACATACTTTTTTGCAAAGGTTAGTCATGTGTgaacaaatgaataaaattttctcTGCAGCTCCTTCATTACATACAACTATATTCTTGAAGTTTACTGTTGCTCAAGATGAAGCCTATACTTTCACTTGGCTTTTGTTGCAACTGATATCTCATCTTGATCTTCTTATTACTATTACTTGCTAATGATGAGTTTTCTTGTTTCAGCATATTTGAATTTATGGACTACATTATATTTATGCAATTATTTTAAGCCATAAAATATATGGCTTCTCACTCCAGATACCTACCTCTTTTCATTACCAAATTGTCATATACTTTAtgatgaaggaactacagaaaACAAGATGTGTAGAATAATGAATGTTATCATTACATTCACATTCATACACATAAAACATTGACAATTCTTTgtgctaaaaaagaaaataaagtctTTCCATAGGATATAATCCAAAATTTGTTTGAACTCAGTGCAATGCAGTTTCCATTTACATTAATCTCCTAAATTGATTCATGTTCATCATCATTTGTCTTGTAGGTCGTACATCCATTTGATGCTCAAGCTGAGGGGGAGTTAAGCCTATCAGTTGATGATTTTGTTGTAGTTCGTCAGGTATTTCCTTGATGACTGTTATGCTATTTATGATTCATCATCACCTGTACTTCAGATAAACCAGATTCTTTAAaagcttatttttttcttgtgtaaATAACTTAAAGATAGACTTTTTGGTGTCCATAATTATGAGCTATTGGTTGGGATCGTAGTTCATAAAGCACTCGTCTTCTTGTGATGCAGAAGCAGAGGGGCAAAATAGAGatttaatacaaatttaatcaaaattcacttgtataaaatttttatcccaagacaaaaaatgaataatcTTATGgagttaattctttttatttgattttcatctgcTCTAATACCCATTGTCTGTTATTTAAACATATGAAACTAATAACTTAAATATTGAAATCTTTCACTGCCGAGGTGTATGGTTAGTATGCATTTTCCTATAGTTGAGATCTCATATTGACTATAGATATGATTAATATAATCCTTATAAAGCTTGGATAGTTGTCACCTTACAAGTCCATTTTGTGAGGTTGAGTTAGGCTCCAATGTCAAATTCTAAGACCTACTAGTGTCACTATTGATTtagtatttacaaaaatgtcatgaTCTTTTTTTTCAGACTTTTAAGTTATAATCTTTATTGCCAATATCAGACTGATTTGAGCTGTATTTTTATTATCCTTTTGGTTGTTACATTTCTAGGTTGGACCCAATGGATGGTCTGAAGGAGAATGCAAAGGCAATGCTGGATGGTTTCCCTCTGCTTATGTAGAGAGACAGGACATGATACCAGCCAGCAAGATAACAGAATAACTTCACAGGATACCAACATTGGTCTTTTGATTAGGTGAGGCAAAAATTGTATATTATAATCACGGAATAGATGCAGCATTTGAAAAGCCATAGCATGTGCTTGCCATTATTTTTGGGTGGTTCTATCATCTCATCTGTGCAATATGTTGTATATGCGAGTCATAATTGAAATAGGAAATAGCACTGGCAGTTTGAATATGTAATTGATATGTTTATTATTGGCATTTGCTTTGGCCCTTTGGTCAGGAACTTAGTTTTATGCTGTTCATATTCTATAGCATTGTTTGTAATTCTAAATGAAGATATGGCGAGAAACATTGTATTTAAGAAATCTTCCTATGCATCAATATGAAAAAAGTAATttgtatctattatttttttagttgcaTGATGTCTTTCTAGTCTGGCTGAAATAAATTATGGCCTATGTCATTGAGTCCAAGGGATTTAAATGGTGTTAATAGATATTATCTATCAAAACAAGACTCGGACCATAGATTAAATAAATTGGATTCCACCCCTCAAACACCAACCTTaacaactttcttttttttctttgctgcATAACAATTCTGTTGCGTGGTACAGTCTGTTGGCATAAATAAACGACAAAAGTACTGGCTTAATGTATAAACCTTTGTTGAactgtataaaattttaaagtttttctttAGATGCGAGCATAAGATATCAAAGAATACGATGAATTGATATATTGGactaattaattcaagaaagttAATCACATTATcggattttctttttcatactttaTTTACACTTGTCCAATTCAGTTTCTGAAGCTGTGGCTGCAATACCTGCTGATTTATGTACCAAGTGAAACAGGGAAAATTATAAACTTTCTTGTTTGTTTAAGATCAGAGTCAGCTAATAAACAGCTTAAGATCATATATGacagatttattttatatttgcttaCTCCCTGCCAAACAGGTCCATTTGAACAGGAAGAAAAGCCTAATACATTCACTAATGGTTTCCCTTTTCATTTTGCTAACTTTTAAGATGAATTCCCAAGTTAAACGACCCCGCATGTTTGGATGATTTCCTTATTAACAAGCACCTCCGAAAAGTGGCTGATATAACAATATAAACAATCAGTTGCAATCGCATGTACAAAACGGGATTGAATgcagaataaataaaataaagtgaagAAGAGTGTTTATGAAAGGACCATAAAAGATGACCATTATTATATGTAAGGACAGTATTAAAAACGATTTacttaatttaaaactttttttccacagaaataaattgaaaataagtgCATTGcataagaacaaaaatatatttcaacaaCCCAAAGAACATAATTATGCTTGCCATTGATTATCACCTTGACACATCACATGAAGTCCAAAACAAACACCAAATTCGTTCGAACTAGGATTGTTAGTGTATGTTTAATTTATAGTTAGAATTATTATGACACAATGTGCGTTTTAATGTAAACCTagcagataaaataaaataaatacaaaaacaagAGTTCTAATCCattttgacaaaataatttttgccTCAAAGGTAAGTTTATAACAAGAACTAAACATACACTTACTCTGTAACAAATAATAAGTGTAGAATTACGATGTAAAGCTACAAAATACAAAAagtaattatcatttaaatatatcgAAGACACTATGCAGatcatcaaatcaaaataaaattgccAAAATATCTCCGTTCTTCATTGTATAAAGGCAGTACAGCCATTCCCAAACAAACTATGTAAACATATTTGTATCGATCTAAACACAGACAAATTGATAGTCTCCCACTGTCCCCAAAAGAAACCAGAAAACGATATATACTTTGCAACAGCTTATAACAcctaattttcttcttctacgaTTATACGAAGCCTAAAATGATATAGATAGTGCACTGTAGTCTGTACTCTACTCATCATCAATCACTGAGCTGATCCCCAAGGTTGAACCTTGCAGATTCTTGCTTGGCCCACTGAACAATCTTTTCAGCCTCGCGGCTaaccttctcttcttccttcatCGCCTTCTTCGGCATTTTTTGTTGTTCCTTCCTCGAGAAGCTTCCTAATTCCGACAACAAGTGATCATCACCCCAATTCTCCTTGCtttttttcttgggagagaacCACAAACAATCCTTCCTCCGTGGAGGCGAAGGGGAATTCGAAGATCTCAGAGACAGAGTTCCGTTTGGAACCTTGTTCCTTTTGCGTCGGTTTGAAAATGGAAGACATGGAACTTTCATCAGAGGAAGGGGAAGACGCAGAGGCAGAACCAAAAGGGGGCGAagaaacagaaacagaaacagACCCATGGTCGGGCTTTTCATTTGGGTTATGTTTGGATGGTGAAAAATTGGGACTTGAAACAGACCCTTGCTCGGGTTTTTCATTTGGGTTGTGTTTGGATGGATCAAGATTGGGACTTTGGTTGTTTGTGGAAGAAAAAGTGAGAGCTTTGGTTTTGGAGGGAGGGAAGAATTTGAGGTTGCGGAAACGGTTTCGAGGTGGGAGGGGAGAAGGGATTCGTCGGTGAAGCCGGAGAAGTTGATGGCGGAGACTTGCTCCAAAACGACTGCGTCTTGGGCCAGCGAGGATGGCGGAGTCGTTGTCGTTGTCGGTGTCGGAGAGGTCGTAGAATCCCACCATCGTTGTTGTTTTGTTGTGGAGTGTGGGGTCCACCCGCGCATTCTTAGGGACACACTACCCCTCTTCCTACTTGGGGATTTTTTTTGGGTGGCAAACTCAAAAATAGAAGATTTTGGGAAGGCAAAACTTTCTCAACTCACTCCTAAATAAGGCCCTAAACCTCAAGAAAATCCCCCCCAATGGCCAGGCCAATACAGTACTTTTTCTTAAGAATGCTAGTATCTCTTTAGATTTTTTGCATTGCACaaaatactcttttttttttaatttctatattaattttttgaaaaatattacccTAATCtctttaatgatttttaaaaatattagtgtgtacttttataaaaaaatattgtaattaataaatacGGATATCTTGTacactataaaataatatattagaaagTATCAATGTAATTGACTCATTTCTTTTTTAAGGTGAATCATTCCAGATATAAAAGATGAATTATCAATTGCAGTCTCCTCGAAATACGTTgggtttaatttcttaaattcaaACCCGTCAAAAGTTGTTTTAAGCCAGGCTGGTTTGGTGAGACGGATGGAtcaagagtatttttttttttaaatagcaattcacacttttttttgggggtttaataataataaaatattgaattataatatatttttagacatATTATGTAAGGATgtgtcaataaaaatcaaatcatttaATCTAATTCAAACTGTATTTTATTGGATTATATTGAATTTAATATCTCTTTAAAAGAATAATCTGTATCGTATCAAAGCTTATGTTATTATATTGTAAGATGGGAAGATTACTTTTTACTAAAACTAATCTCAACAAATACGAGAATGCATATATATTAACGTGTATtggattaagattttttttataaaatgttacgtagtatataattaaaatttttaaatgacataattaagtcttatcatatttaattaaaacttttaagattttttaatgagagcaataaaatttgatggtatttaattaagttttttttataacttataaaaagtcttgtgatattaaaaaatatacaaatttttgatgaatttctttcttttttattggttatcagactttttttttctctcatcacacatatttttctctctctaatatTCTTTAAGATATGTGTGTCATGTATGtttcttctattcttttgaaataaaaaaatacaaaatatactcCGCCTTTagtctgttttttttaattaatatttgtcttatgtgctaagattaatcatatttttcttatattgattatatttatcatttgttcgatataatatttttgtgaCTATCACCcttaattttattgttcataTAACTCATTAACTCTCCTACTAATTTTTC is a genomic window containing:
- the LOC114425463 gene encoding SH3 domain-containing protein 2-like, whose amino-acid sequence is MDAIRKQASKLREQVARQQQVILRQLGQISNEPLMIDESEIECHQQLQKLYTSTKTAKHFQRHIVRAIEGFVSVCSKQMEIVRRMARDCCKYGTENLGSSYLLARASLQFGNTYDTMENERETLLGILGDQISEPLRAQITGAPLEDARHLTRRYDKLHQEVEAQAAEVLRRRSKLRNSSVSAESSARLQNAETRLKELKSALAALGREATSAMLSVEEQQQQMTLQSLRTMVDAERSYHQHVLVILEKLYTEIIEDRQPKEATSFTLPKDGYNQPADENANSSGIDYKHNSQTATYFFAKVVHPFDAQAEGELSLSVDDFVVVRQVGPNGWSEGECKGNAGWFPSAYVERQDMIPASKITE